From the genome of Argentina anserina chromosome 4, drPotAnse1.1, whole genome shotgun sequence, one region includes:
- the LOC126792283 gene encoding uncharacterized protein LOC126792283, with amino-acid sequence MPGLSPDLGCNRLPIIEGYKPVQQSPRRMSADTAAAVKKEVQNMFQAGIIRPAKYSQWLSNIVPVRKKNDKIRVCVDYRNLNVATPKDVYPMPVADMLVDAVAGHELLSFMDDTTGYHQIPVYEPDRHKTAFRCPGLTRVFEYNNMPFVHERDIEVAEDKARAVLDTPAPRNKKELQCLLGKINFLRCFISNSAGKTAVFSPLLKLKADQEFQWGPAQQAVFDKIKEYLTHPPVLRPSRPGVPLKLYISASPYSIAGLLAQDVVVAQTDLVKYMLTRHMLRGRIGKWILALSEFSLQYTPLKALTGHAVSDFLLQHPIMEDVEDQNVLEWKCTNNQAEYEAIIIGLELLLDLEVTELEILGDSLLVINQLKGVYRWRSQEDFEGSETHITFLYDKERDWRQPIIQYLTDPSAPVDKRVRYFATNYVLRGGELLRRAEDGLYLRCIYGGEAKRCLREVHCGNCGSHKAGPKMWWLIRRYGFYWPTMLKDCISFAQGCIECQMHGPVQHVPDVPLQPIIKPWLGRGWALDFIGEIHPNSSLQHKHILLATYFFTKWVEAIPVRTTSSEGACFMAEKTQKFLAGYGIKFLHSSPYYAQANGQAEASNRVIMSILKRMLDANPRSWHTELDHTLWAYRTSKRTPTGTTPYALMYGHDAVLPIEINGQSLRVREQHQLIGEDYVQAMYQEHEDLDSRRMEVLDSLIAEKKKIARLYDKRTRGRNFGVCDLVWKAFLPYGERVDGRGK; translated from the exons ATGCCAGGCTTGTCGCCAGATTTGGGTTGCAATCGTTTGCCTATAATAGAAGGGTACAAGCCTGTACAACAAAGCCCACGGCGAATGAGTGCAGACACAGCAGCAGCAGTCAAGAAAGAGGTTCAAAACATGTTCCAAGCCGGTATTATCCGACCAGCTAAATACTCTCAATGGTTGTCAAACATAGTACCAGTGCGGAAGAAGAATGACAAAATTCGcgtgtgtgtggactacaggaATCTGAATGTGGCAACACCGAAAGATGTTTATCCTATGCCCGTGGCGGATATGTTAGTCGATGCAGTCGCAGGACACGAACTACTATCTTTTATGGACGACACAACTGGTTATCACCAGATTCCTGTTTATGAACCAGATAGACACAAAACGGCGTTTAGATGTCCAGGGTTAACTAGAGTGTTTGAATATAACaatatgccatttg TGCATGAAAGAGATATTGAAGTCGCTGAGGATAAGGCAAGGGCGGTTCTAGACACGCCGGCACCTAGGAACAAGAAGGAACTTCAGTGTTTGCTTGGGAAAATAAACTTCCTTCGATGCTTCATTTCTAATTCCGCTGGCAAAACCGCAGTCTTTTCGCCTTTGCTGAAGCTTAAAGCGGATCAAGAGTTTCAGTGGGGACCTGCGCAACAAGCAGTTTTTGATAAAATCAAGGAATACCTTACTCATCCACCTGTTCTTAGACCCTCACGGCCTGGAGTACCGCTGAAGCTATACATCTCAGCATCCCCTTACTCAATTGCAGGACTCTTAGCACAAGATG TGGTGGTGGCACAAACAGATTTAGTGAAGTATATGCTTACTAGACATATGCTTAGGGGTCGGATTGGCAAATGGATCTTGGCGTTATCAGAGTTTTCTTTACAGTATACACCTTTAAAGGCGCTCACAGGACATGCAGTGTCCGACTTTTTGTTGCAGCATCCTATTATGGAGGACGTTGAAGACCAGAACGTG CTAGAATGGAAGTGCACTAACAATCAGGCAGAATATGAGGCCATCATCATTGGCCTGGAGCTGTTACTTGATCTGGAGGTCACCGAGTTAGAGATATTAGGCGATTCACTCCTAGTTATTAACCAGCTCAAGGGTGTCTATAG ATGGCGTTCGCAAGAGGATTTTGAGGGTTCAGAGACGCACATTACCTTCCTTTATGACAAGGAAAGAG ATTGGCGGCAACCGATTATCCAGTACCTCACTGATCCTTCTGCACCGGTGGACAAGAGGGTTAGATATTTTGCTACTAACTACGTCCTTCGAGGCGGTGAACTGTTGCGCAGGGCAGAAGATGGCTTGTACCTGCGATGCATCTATGGAGGTGAGGCTAAGAGGTGTTTACGGGAGGTTCATTGTGGCAATTGTGGTTCTCACAAAGCTGGTCCAAAGATGTGGTGGCTCATTCGTCGCTatggtttctattggcctaCCATGCTCAAGGACTGCATCAGCTTCGCGCAGGGTTGCATAGAATGTCAAATGCATGGGCCAGTCCAGCATGTGCCTGACGTTCCTCTGCAACCAATCATTAAACCTTGGCTAGGTCGCGGCTGGGCTTTAGACTTTATTGGGGAGATTCATCCCAATTCTTCCTTACAGCACAAGCACATTCTACTGGCTACATATTTCTTCACCAAGTGGGTCGAGGCTATACCAGTCAGGACGACATCTTCAGAG GGGGCATGTTTCATGGCTGAAAAGACTCAGAAATTCTTAGCGGGCTATGGGATCAAGTTTCTGCATTCCAGTCCTTATTATGCTCAAGCGAATGGTCAAGCAGAAGCTAGCAACCGCGTCATTATgtctatactcaaacgaatgtTGGATGCAAATCCGCGATCTTGGCACACAGAGTTGGATCACACGTTATGGGCTTATAGAACTTCCAAACGCACTCCAACTGGTACTACACCTTATGCCTTGATGTATGGACATGATGCAGTCCTTCCTATTGAGATTAATGGTCAGTCGCTGAGGGTTCGCGAGCAGCACCAGCTGATTGGTGAAGACTATGTTCAGGCTATGTATCAAGAGCATGAGGACTTAGACTCTCGAAGGATGGAAGTTCTCGACAGCCTTAttgcagaaaagaaaaagatagcaCGGCTATATGACAAACGCACGAGAGGACGCAACTTTGGAGTTTGTGACTTAGTTTGGAAAGCTTTTTTGCCGTATGGTGAGCGAGTTGATGGTCGTGGTAAATAG